The Naumovozyma dairenensis CBS 421 chromosome 3, complete genome genome has a window encoding:
- the RPB2 gene encoding DNA-directed RNA polymerase II subunit RPB2 (similar to Saccharomyces cerevisiae RPB2 (YOR151C); ancestral locus Anc_5.497): MSNEQGQEEEYYDDEAYGFEDANAPITAEDSWAVISSFFREKGLVSQQLDSFNQFVDYTLQDIISEDSTLILEQLAQHTTESDNISRKYEISFGKIYVTKPMVNESDGVTHALYPQEARLRNLTYSSGLFVDVKKRTYEAVDVPGRELKYELIAEESEDDSESGKVFIGRLPIMLRSKNCYLSDATESDLYKLKECPFDMGGYFIINGSEKVLIAQERSAGNIVQVFKKAAPSPISHVAEIRSALEKGSRFISTLQVKLYGREGSSARTVKATLPYIKQDIPIVIIFRALGIIPDGEILEHICYDVNDWQMLEMLKPCVEDGFVIQDRETALDFIGRRGTALGIKKEKRIQYAKDILQKEFLPHITQLEGFESRKAFFLGYMINRLLLCALDRKDQDDRDHFGKKRLDLAGPLLAQLFKTLFRKLTKDIFRYMQRTVEEANDFNMKLAINAKTITSGLKYALATGNWGEQKKAMSSRAGVSQVLNRYTYSSTLSHLRRTNTPIGRDGKLAKPRQLHNTHWGLVCPAETPEGQACGLVKNLSLMSCISVGTDPMPIITFLSEWGMEPLEDYVPHQSPDATRVFVNGVWHGVHRNPARLMDTLRTLRRKGDINPEVSMIRDIREKELKIFTDAGRVYRPLFIVEDDESLGHKELKVRKGHINKLMATEYQDIEGGFEDVEEYTWTSLLNEGLVEYIDAEEEETILIAMQPEDLEPPAVNEDEPMVDDLDPAKRIRAVQHATTFTHCEIHPSMILGVAASIIPFPDHNQSPRNTYQSAMGKQAMGVFLTNYNVRMDTMANILYYPQKPLGTTRAMEYLKFRELPAGQNAIVAIACYSGYNQEDSMIMNQSSIDRGLFRSLFFRSYMDQEKKYGMSITETFEKPQRTNTLRMKHGTYDKLDDDGLIAPGVRVSGEDVIIGKTTPISPDEEELGQRTAYHSKRDASTPLRSTENGIVDQVLITTNQDGLKFVKVRVRTTKVPQIGDKFASRHGQKGTIGITYRREDMPFTAEGIVPDLIINPHAIPSRMTVAHLIECLLSKVAALSGNEGDASPFTDITVEGISRLLREHGYQSRGFEVMYNGHTGKKLMAQIFFGPTYYQRLRHMVDDKIHARARGPMQVLTRQPVEGRSRDGGLRFGEMERDCMIAHGAASFLKERLMEASDAFRVHVCGNCGLMSVIAKLNHNQFECKGCDNKIDIYQIHIPYAAKLLFQELMAMNITPRLYTDRSRDF; the protein is encoded by the coding sequence ATGTCAAACGAACAAggacaagaagaagaatattacGATGATGAAGCATACGGTTTCGAAGATGCAAATGCTCCAATCACAGCAGAAGATTCATGGGCAGTAATCTCATCATTCTTCCGTGAGAAAGGTTTAGTTTCCCAACAATTAGACTCATTCAATCAATTCGTCGATTATACTTTACAAGATATCATCTCTGAAGATTCTACTTTGATCTTGGAACAACTAGCTCAACATACTACGGAATCAGATAATATCAGTAGAAAATACGAAATTAGCTTTGGGAAAATTTATGTGACAAAACCAATGGTTAATGAATCTGATGGGGTTACTCATGCTTTATATCCACAAGAAGCACGTTTACGTAATTTGACTTATTCTTCAGGGTTATTCGTAGATGTTAAAAAGAGAACTTATGAAGCAGTAGATGTCCCAGGAAGAGAATTGAAATATGAATTGATTGCAGAAGAATCTGAAGATGATAGTGAAAGTGGGAAAGTTTTTATAGGTAGATTACCAATCATGTTAAGATCTAAAAATTGTTATCTAAGTGATGCCACTGAATCtgatttatataaattaaaagaatgTCCATTCGATATGGGTGgttatttcattattaatggGTCTGAAAAAGTTCTAATTGCTCAAGAACGTTCAGCAGGGAATATCGTTCAAGTGTTTAAGAAAGCTGCTCCATCACCTATCTCTCATGTGGCAGAAATTAGATCCGCTTTAGAAAAGGGTTCCAGATTCATTAGTACTTTACAAGTGAAATTATACGGTCGTGAAGGTAGTTCTGCTCGTACCGTTAAGGCAACTTTACCATATATTAAACAAGATATCCCTATCGTTATTATCTTTAGAGCTCTCGGTATTATTCCAGATGGTGAAATTCTAGAACATATCTGTTATGATGTTAATGATTGGCAAATGTTAGAAATGTTAAAACCTTGTGTGGAAGATGGGTTCGTTATACAAGATCGTGAAACTGCATTAGATTTCATTGGCCGTCGTGGGACTGCATTAGGTATcaagaaggaaaagagaATTCAATACGCTAAagatattttacaaaaggAATTCTTACCTCATATAACACAATTAGAAGGTTTTGAAAGTAGGAAGGCTTTCTTCCTTGGTTATATGATCAATAGATTGTTATTATGTGCTTTAGATCGTAAAGATCAAGATGATCGTGATCATTTTGGTAAAAAAAGATTAGATTTGGCAGGTCCATTATTAGCACaacttttcaaaactttatttagaaaattGACTAAAGACATTTTCCGTTATATGCAAAGAACAGTGGAAGAAGCAAACGATTTCAATATGAAATTAGCCATTAATGCTAAGACAATCACTTCAGGTCTTAAATACGCTTTAGCAACAGGTAATTGGGGGGAACAAAAGAAGGCAATGTCTTCAAGAGCTGGTGTGTCTCAAGTCTTGAATCGTTATACTTATTCATCAACATTATCACATTTAAGAAGAACAAACACTCCAATTGGTCGTGATGGTAAATTAGCAAAACCACGTCAATTACATAATACTCATTGGGGGTTGGTTTGTCCTGCAGAAACTCCAGAAGGTCAAGCGTGTGGGTTAGTCAAgaatttatcattgatGTCATGTATATCCGTCGGTACAGATCCAATGCCAATTATTACATTCTTAAGTGAATGGGGTATGGAACCATTGGAAGATTATGTCCCACATCAATCTCCTGATGCTACAAGAGTTTTCGTTAACGGTGTTTGGCATGGTGTTCATAGAAACCCTGCAAGATTAATGGATACATTAAGAACtttaagaagaaaaggtGATATTAATCCAGAAGTTTCTATGATTAGAGATATTCGtgaaaaggaattgaaaattttcacaGATGCAGGGAGAGTTTATAGaccattatttattgtagaagatgatgaatcatTAGGTcataaagaattaaaggTAAGAAAGGGTCATATCAATAAGTTAATGGCTACAGAATATCAAGATATTGAAGGTGGATTTGAAGATGTAGAAGAATATACATGGACATCGTTATTAAATGAAGGGTTAGTAGAATATATTGAcgctgaagaagaagaaacaatcTTAATTGCTATGCAACCAGAAGATCTTGAACCACCAGCGGtgaatgaagatgaacCTATGGTAGATGATTTAGACCCTGCTAAACGTATTAGAGCTGTACAACATGCAACAACGTTTACACATTGTGAAATTCATCCTTCAATGATTCTTGGTGTAGCAGCATCTATTATTCCATTCCCCGATCATAACCAATCTCCACGTAATACTTACCAATCTGCTATGGGTAAACAAGCTATGGGTGTTTTCTTAACAAATTATAATGTACGTATGGATACTATGGCTAATATCTTATATTATCCTCAAAAACCTTTAGGTACTACTCGTGCTatggaatatttgaaatttagAGAACTTCCCGCAGGTCAAAATGCTATCGTTGCCATTGCATGTTATTCAGGGTATAATCAAGAAGATTCTATGATTATGAATCAATCATCTATTGATCGAGGATTATTCagatcattatttttcagatCATACATGgatcaagaaaagaaatatggTATGTCTATCACtgaaacttttgaaaaaccACAACGTACCAATACTTTAAGAATGAAACATGGTACatatgataaattagatgatgatgggTTAATTGCTCCAGGTGTAAGAGTTTCAGGTGAGGATGTGATTATTGGTAAGACCACTCCAATATCGccagatgaagaagaactaGGGCAAAGAACAGCATATCATTCCAAACGTGATGCTTCCACACCTTTAAGAAGTACTGAAAATGGTATTGTGGATCAAGTGCTAATAACAACGAATCAAGATGGGCTAAAATTTGTCAAAGTTCGTGTTAGAACGACGAAAGTTCCACAAATTGGTGATAAATTTGCGTCTCGTCATGGTCAAAAGGGTACAATTGGTATTACGTATCGTAGAGAAGATATGCCATTCACAGCAGAAGGTATTGTTCCTGATTTAATTATCAATCCTCACGCTATTCCATCTCGTATGACTGTGGCGCACTTAATTGAATGTTTGTTAAGTAAAGTTGCTGCTTTATCAGGTAACGAAGGTGATGCATCTCCATTTACAGATATCACAGTGGAAGGTATTTCCCGATTACTACGTGAACATGGGTATCAATCTCGTGGGTTCGAAGTTATGTATAATGGTCATACAGGTAAGAAATTAATGGctcaaattttctttggtCCAACATATTATCAACGTTTAAGACATATGGTGGACGATAAGATTCATGCAAGAGCTCGTGGTCCAATGCAAGTGTTAACTAGACAACCTGTGGAAGGTAGATCAAGAGATGGTGGGTTAAGATTTGGTGAAATGGAACGTGATTGTATGATTGCCCATGGTGCTGCATCATTCTTAAAGGAAAGATTAATGGAAGCTTCAGATGCCTTTAGAGTTCATGTTTGTGGTAATTGTGGGCTGATGTCCGTTATTGCTAAATTGAACCATAACCAATTTGAATGTAAAGGTTGTGATAACAAAATTgatatttatcaaattcatattcCATATGCTgctaaattattattccaaGAATTAATGGCCATGAACATTACTCCACGTCTATATACAGATCGTTCAAGAGATTTTTAA